The Megalops cyprinoides isolate fMegCyp1 chromosome 10, fMegCyp1.pri, whole genome shotgun sequence genome window below encodes:
- the ndufaf6 gene encoding NADH dehydrogenase (ubiquinone) complex I, assembly factor 6 isoform X2 — MASSISSKHGFLAFKSSLYNCHKKILPYVICIQRPTEVKCLRASTNSSTEPQHNEKYCIDMVRTRDYDGFLCSLLLPEAARRSSLALRAFNVELAQVKDSVSQKTIGLMRMEFWKTAVEEIYRGNPPKQPVSAELWKAVRKHSLTKRWLLRIITEREKDMEDRAYRNLQELESYAENTQSSLLYLLLESLGVKDVHADHAASHIGKAHGIVTCLRATPYNSRRRKVYLPMDICMLHGASQEDFIRGSQEQSVRDVVYDIASQAHIHLQHARSFSKNVPAAATPAFLLTVVLEDYLQRVRKVDFDVFHPSLQKRNPLLPLQLYLRSWKNKY; from the exons ATGGCTTCCAGCATCAGCAGTAAGCATGGATTTTTGGCATTCAAAAGTTCTCTGTACAATTGTCACAAGAAGATTTTGCCATATGTTATATGCATACAGAGACCCACAGAAGTGAAGTGTCTTAGAGCGTCAACGAATTCGAGCACCGAGCCTCAGCACAACGAAAAATACTGTATTGATATGGTGAG GACTCGAGACTACGATGGGTTCCTGTGCTCTCTGCTTCTTCCAGAGGCCGCACGGCGCTCCTCCTTGGCCTTGAGAGCCTTCAATGTGGAACTGGCCCAG GTGAAGGACTCTGTTTCCCAGAAGACAATAGGTTTGATGAGGATGGAGTTCTGGAAGACTGCTGTGGAGGAAATCTACAGAGGCAATCCCCCAAAGCAGCCAGTCAGTGCTGAGCTCTGGAAG GCTGTAAGGAAACACAGCTTGACAAAGCGGTGGCTTTTGAGAATAATCACTGAAAGG GAGAAAGACATGGAGGACAGAGCGTACAGGaacctgcaggagctggagtcCTATGCTGAGAACACCCAGTCCTCTCTGCTTTACCTCCTCCTGGAGTCTTTAG GTGTGAAAGACGTCCACGCGGACCATGCTGCCAGCCACATAGGGAAGGCCCACGGGATTGTCACATGTCTCAGAGCCACCCCGTACAACAGCCGACGGCGCAAGGTCTACCTCCCCATGGACATCTGCATGCTG CACGGCGCCTCGCAGGAGGACTTCATTCGGGGGAGCCAGGAGCAGAGCGTGAGGGACGTGGTGTACGACATCGCCAGCCAAGCCCACATACACCTGCAGCAC GCCCGGTCGTTCAGTAAGAACGTTCCTGCGGCGGCCACGCCAGCCTTTTTGCTGACG GTGGTTTTGGAGGACTACCTGCAGCGCGTGAGGAAGGTGGACTTCGATGTGTTCCACCCGAGTTTGCAGAAGAGAAACCCCCTGCTCCCATTGCAGCTGTACCTCCGGTCCTGGAAGAACAAGTACTGA
- the ndufaf6 gene encoding NADH dehydrogenase (ubiquinone) complex I, assembly factor 6 isoform X1, whose protein sequence is MWNWPRQVKDSVSQKTIGLMRMEFWKTAVEEIYRGNPPKQPVSAELWKAVRKHSLTKRWLLRIITEREKDMEDRAYRNLQELESYAENTQSSLLYLLLESLGVKDVHADHAASHIGKAHGIVTCLRATPYNSRRRKVYLPMDICMLHGASQEDFIRGSQEQSVRDVVYDIASQAHIHLQHARSFSKNVPAAATPAFLLTVVLEDYLQRVRKVDFDVFHPSLQKRNPLLPLQLYLRSWKNKY, encoded by the exons ATGTGGAACTGGCCCAGGCAG GTGAAGGACTCTGTTTCCCAGAAGACAATAGGTTTGATGAGGATGGAGTTCTGGAAGACTGCTGTGGAGGAAATCTACAGAGGCAATCCCCCAAAGCAGCCAGTCAGTGCTGAGCTCTGGAAG GCTGTAAGGAAACACAGCTTGACAAAGCGGTGGCTTTTGAGAATAATCACTGAAAGG GAGAAAGACATGGAGGACAGAGCGTACAGGaacctgcaggagctggagtcCTATGCTGAGAACACCCAGTCCTCTCTGCTTTACCTCCTCCTGGAGTCTTTAG GTGTGAAAGACGTCCACGCGGACCATGCTGCCAGCCACATAGGGAAGGCCCACGGGATTGTCACATGTCTCAGAGCCACCCCGTACAACAGCCGACGGCGCAAGGTCTACCTCCCCATGGACATCTGCATGCTG CACGGCGCCTCGCAGGAGGACTTCATTCGGGGGAGCCAGGAGCAGAGCGTGAGGGACGTGGTGTACGACATCGCCAGCCAAGCCCACATACACCTGCAGCAC GCCCGGTCGTTCAGTAAGAACGTTCCTGCGGCGGCCACGCCAGCCTTTTTGCTGACG GTGGTTTTGGAGGACTACCTGCAGCGCGTGAGGAAGGTGGACTTCGATGTGTTCCACCCGAGTTTGCAGAAGAGAAACCCCCTGCTCCCATTGCAGCTGTACCTCCGGTCCTGGAAGAACAAGTACTGA